In the genome of Nocardia sp. NBC_00416, one region contains:
- the speD gene encoding adenosylmethionine decarboxylase, producing the protein MTSEAGIVAAEFTGRHVLAEFGGVDRALCDDIGRLEAALRHALTTAGVTVCEVVGKQFVPHGVTVLALLAESHASLHTYPETGDIFVDVFTCGTAADRAGVVAELLCAALVPEHVRISTVVRGRAAAGA; encoded by the coding sequence GTGACGAGTGAGGCGGGGATAGTGGCGGCGGAATTCACCGGCCGGCATGTGCTGGCCGAGTTCGGCGGGGTCGACCGCGCGCTCTGCGACGATATCGGCCGGTTGGAAGCCGCGTTGCGCCATGCGCTGACGACCGCGGGTGTCACGGTGTGCGAGGTGGTCGGCAAACAGTTCGTTCCGCACGGGGTGACGGTGCTGGCGCTGCTGGCCGAATCGCACGCCTCCCTGCACACCTACCCGGAGACCGGGGATATCTTCGTCGATGTGTTCACCTGCGGAACCGCGGCCGACCGCGCCGGGGTGGTGGCCGAGCTGCTGTGCGCCGCGCTCGTGCCGGAGCATGTCCGGATCTCGACGGTGGTGCGCGGCCGGGCCGCGGCGGGCGCCTGA
- a CDS encoding DUF5134 domain-containing protein, producing the protein MAGFVLDQAGVRALVAAVFVVSALVVLARVTAAEPIPAGDHGGAGGCTPAGADHESDAAHLLMCGVMLVMVLFPDQVSAHALHGVLLAMTLVFTLLLVDRLARRYRGPQGRPGHRVAAIGYHLAAAGVMLVTMSGHSGAGHTGGPGAAVVLAFAALFVVDAAVVIATARGHRGHWWSAHPAPPISGRAVPIAILPHLIMDLGMAYMLIAAALA; encoded by the coding sequence ATGGCCGGATTCGTATTGGACCAGGCGGGCGTCCGGGCCCTGGTGGCGGCGGTGTTCGTGGTCTCGGCCCTGGTGGTGCTGGCACGAGTGACGGCCGCGGAGCCGATCCCGGCGGGCGATCACGGTGGCGCCGGGGGATGCACTCCCGCCGGCGCCGACCACGAATCCGACGCGGCACACCTGCTGATGTGCGGGGTGATGCTGGTGATGGTGCTGTTCCCGGACCAGGTGAGCGCCCACGCACTCCACGGGGTGCTACTCGCGATGACCCTGGTGTTCACGCTCCTGCTGGTCGATCGGCTGGCGCGGCGGTATCGCGGCCCCCAGGGGCGGCCGGGGCACCGGGTGGCGGCGATCGGATATCACCTCGCTGCGGCCGGGGTAATGCTCGTCACCATGTCGGGGCATTCCGGCGCCGGGCACACGGGCGGGCCCGGTGCGGCCGTGGTGCTCGCTTTCGCGGCACTGTTCGTGGTGGACGCGGCCGTGGTCATCGCCACCGCCCGCGGCCACCGGGGGCACTGGTGGTCGGCGCATCCGGCCCCACCGATCTCCGGCCGCGCCGTACCGATCGCGATACTGCCGCACTTGATCATGGACCTCGGGATGGCGTACATGCTGATCGCGGCCGCCCTCGCATGA
- the hrpA gene encoding ATP-dependent RNA helicase HrpA has translation MTRTAVTHRELRDRLASLTLRDEHRLHRQLDRVRGGDLTRVESEITAAEARIAARHAALPVITYPEQLPVTARRDDIAAAIAAHQVVVVAGETGSGKTTQIPKICLELGRGIRGAIGHTQPRRLAARTVAERIAAELDTELGDTIGYTVRFTDHAAEHTLVKLMTDGILLAEIQRDRLLRAYDTIIIDEAHERSLNIDFLLGYLKQLLPRRPDLKIIITSATIDPELFARHFADASGTPAPIVEVSGRSYPVEVRYRPLALPAPAAEDEEEEHRPVDRDPVDAICAAVTELFAEGDGDVLVFLSGEREIRDTADALNDLKLSRTEILPLYARLSAAEQHRVFAAHTGRRVVLATNVAETSLTVPGIRYVVDPGTARISRYSMRTKVQRLPIESISQASARQRAGRCGRVADGICIRLYSEDDFESRPVFTDPEILRTNLAAVILQMTALGLGEIERFPFVEAPDNRAVRDGVALLEELGALARRAPEQRVSESATPADQDSGTADSGADSAEQGASGAVRSSGSGRPSTSGPVLTPTGREMARLPVDPRMGRMLVEAHRTGCLADVLVIVAALSIQDVRERPADHQQAADAQHARFLVPNSDFLAYLRLWEYLTGQRRTLSANRFRRMCREEFLHYLRIREWQDLYGQLRTITKGMGWSLHGVTTGSAARDESGPAAQPARPAESRRRRGGAKPEQDRPGTERAVSAAAAPGPRPVEEMTPDTDPWDANAIHQALLSGMLSHIGVREAESREFLGARNAKFMVFPGSALAKKPPRWVMAAELVETSRLWGRIAARVEPEWAEHLAGDLAKRIYSEPHWSSKRGAARAYERVTLYGVPLVTGRPVDYGRIDPEVSRELFLRHALVQGEWQTRHEFFHRNRALLDDIADLEHRARRRDILVDDEVLFEFYDRRVPADIVSVRHFDSWWKTAARQDPHQLDFTTDTVVNEGADRLDPTAFPDVWRQGELSFPLTYQFEPGQADDGVTVRIPVAQLAHVRAVGFDWLVPGMRAELGAALIKTLPKQLRRSVVPAPDFATAALAALTPRAEPLRTGLARELTRLAATPITPGDLDPAALPEHLRMTFAATDSDGRMLATSKSLAQLRTRLADQVSASVAAATAGAERAPATVWTSESLGTLDSTVRREVGGQTITGYPALVPEAEGVAVRVLKTPTEQARAMRAGTRALVLNAIPTSVRGVTAGLSPADRLVLSQNPYGSVDALVEDCRAAAADQLIGAAGGPVRDPAQFDRLLSALRPKLNDVVTRIIRLVVPVLTTAHQVSTALDGVRETDIAEDVREQLADLLFDGFVSEWGPVRLRELPRYLRAAGVRLAALPGSAVRDRQAMAEVDTALAAYDQLLARLPEARRRAPEVSEIWWMIQELRVSLFAQKLGTPYPVSAKRIQKAIAAVRR, from the coding sequence ATGACCAGGACCGCAGTCACGCACCGGGAGCTCCGCGACCGGTTGGCATCCCTCACCCTCCGCGACGAACACCGGCTGCACCGGCAGCTGGATCGAGTACGCGGCGGCGACCTCACCCGAGTCGAGTCCGAGATCACGGCCGCCGAAGCACGGATCGCGGCCCGTCACGCCGCGCTACCGGTGATCACCTATCCGGAACAGCTGCCGGTGACCGCTCGCCGCGACGATATCGCCGCAGCCATCGCCGCCCATCAGGTGGTGGTCGTGGCCGGCGAGACCGGGTCCGGCAAGACCACCCAGATTCCGAAGATCTGTCTGGAGCTGGGCCGGGGCATCCGGGGTGCGATCGGCCACACCCAGCCGCGGCGGCTCGCGGCGCGCACCGTCGCCGAACGAATCGCCGCGGAGTTGGACACCGAACTGGGCGACACGATCGGTTACACGGTCCGGTTCACCGATCATGCCGCCGAACACACCCTGGTCAAGCTGATGACCGATGGCATCCTCCTCGCGGAGATCCAGCGGGACCGGTTGCTGCGCGCCTACGACACGATCATCATCGACGAGGCCCACGAGCGCAGTCTCAATATCGACTTCCTGCTCGGCTATCTGAAGCAGCTGCTGCCCCGACGGCCGGATCTGAAGATCATCATCACCTCGGCGACCATCGATCCGGAGCTGTTCGCGCGGCATTTCGCCGACGCGTCGGGCACGCCGGCGCCGATCGTGGAAGTCTCGGGCCGGTCGTATCCGGTGGAGGTCCGGTACCGGCCGCTGGCCCTGCCCGCCCCGGCGGCGGAGGACGAGGAGGAAGAACACCGGCCGGTGGACCGGGATCCGGTCGATGCGATCTGCGCGGCGGTGACCGAACTGTTCGCCGAGGGCGACGGGGATGTCCTGGTGTTCCTGTCCGGTGAGCGGGAGATCCGCGATACCGCCGATGCCCTCAACGATCTGAAGCTGTCGCGTACCGAGATCCTGCCGCTGTACGCGCGACTGTCGGCGGCCGAACAGCACCGGGTGTTCGCCGCGCACACCGGCCGTCGGGTCGTGCTGGCCACCAATGTCGCCGAGACCTCGCTGACGGTGCCCGGGATCCGGTATGTCGTCGACCCCGGGACCGCTCGGATCTCACGCTATTCGATGCGCACGAAGGTGCAGCGCCTGCCGATCGAATCGATCTCGCAGGCCTCGGCCCGGCAGCGGGCGGGCCGCTGCGGCCGCGTCGCGGACGGTATCTGTATCCGCCTGTACTCCGAGGACGATTTCGAGTCCCGGCCGGTGTTCACCGATCCGGAGATATTGCGCACCAATCTCGCCGCGGTCATCCTGCAGATGACCGCGCTCGGGCTCGGCGAGATCGAACGATTCCCTTTCGTCGAGGCCCCCGACAACCGCGCGGTCCGCGACGGTGTCGCCCTGCTCGAAGAACTGGGCGCACTGGCCCGCCGCGCGCCGGAGCAGCGCGTCTCCGAGAGTGCGACGCCGGCGGACCAGGATTCGGGAACCGCCGACTCCGGCGCGGATTCCGCGGAGCAGGGAGCTTCGGGGGCGGTCCGTTCCAGTGGGTCCGGCCGGCCGTCCACCTCCGGCCCTGTACTCACGCCGACGGGCCGGGAGATGGCGCGGCTTCCGGTGGATCCACGGATGGGTCGAATGCTGGTCGAGGCCCATCGCACCGGCTGCCTGGCCGATGTGCTGGTGATCGTGGCCGCGTTGTCCATCCAGGATGTCCGGGAGCGGCCCGCCGACCACCAGCAGGCCGCCGACGCGCAGCACGCCCGTTTCCTCGTGCCGAACTCCGATTTCCTGGCCTACCTGCGGTTGTGGGAGTACCTCACCGGGCAGCGCCGGACGCTGTCGGCCAACCGGTTCCGCCGGATGTGCCGGGAGGAGTTCCTGCACTATCTGCGGATCCGGGAATGGCAGGATCTCTACGGCCAGCTGCGCACCATCACCAAGGGAATGGGCTGGTCGCTGCACGGCGTCACGACCGGTTCGGCGGCGCGGGACGAATCCGGGCCGGCCGCACAGCCCGCGAGACCCGCGGAGTCCCGTCGGCGGCGCGGCGGCGCGAAACCGGAACAGGACCGGCCCGGCACCGAACGGGCCGTGAGCGCCGCCGCGGCGCCCGGGCCACGGCCGGTCGAGGAGATGACGCCGGACACCGATCCGTGGGACGCGAATGCCATCCATCAGGCGCTGCTGTCGGGCATGCTGTCGCATATCGGGGTACGCGAGGCCGAATCCCGTGAGTTCCTGGGCGCACGCAACGCGAAGTTCATGGTCTTTCCGGGGTCGGCGCTGGCCAAGAAGCCGCCGCGCTGGGTGATGGCGGCCGAACTGGTGGAGACTTCACGCCTGTGGGGCCGGATCGCCGCCCGAGTGGAACCGGAATGGGCCGAGCACCTCGCCGGCGATCTGGCGAAACGTATCTACTCCGAACCTCATTGGTCGTCGAAACGCGGCGCCGCGCGCGCCTATGAGCGCGTCACCCTCTACGGCGTCCCACTGGTGACCGGAAGACCCGTCGACTACGGCCGGATCGACCCGGAGGTCTCCCGGGAGTTGTTCTTGCGCCATGCCCTGGTCCAGGGCGAATGGCAGACCCGGCACGAGTTCTTCCACCGTAATCGCGCACTGCTCGACGATATCGCCGACCTCGAGCACCGGGCCCGGCGCCGCGATATCCTCGTCGACGACGAGGTTCTGTTCGAGTTCTACGATCGCCGGGTGCCGGCCGATATCGTCTCGGTCCGGCATTTCGACAGCTGGTGGAAAACGGCCGCCCGCCAGGATCCCCATCAGCTCGATTTCACCACCGATACCGTGGTCAACGAAGGCGCGGATCGACTGGACCCCACGGCCTTCCCGGACGTCTGGCGCCAGGGCGAGCTGTCGTTTCCGCTGACCTACCAGTTCGAACCGGGGCAGGCCGACGACGGGGTCACGGTGCGCATCCCGGTGGCCCAGCTGGCCCATGTCCGGGCGGTCGGGTTCGACTGGCTGGTCCCCGGTATGCGTGCGGAACTGGGCGCCGCACTGATCAAAACCCTGCCCAAACAGTTGCGCCGCAGCGTCGTCCCCGCACCGGATTTCGCCACCGCCGCGCTGGCCGCCCTCACCCCGCGCGCCGAACCGCTGCGCACCGGGCTGGCCCGCGAACTCACCCGGCTCGCCGCCACGCCGATCACGCCCGGCGATCTGGATCCGGCCGCCCTTCCCGAACATCTCCGGATGACCTTCGCCGCCACCGACTCCGACGGGCGGATGCTGGCCACCAGCAAGAGCCTGGCACAGTTGCGCACCCGGCTGGCCGACCAGGTGTCGGCCTCGGTGGCCGCCGCGACGGCAGGCGCCGAACGAGCGCCTGCCACCGTGTGGACCTCGGAATCCCTCGGCACCCTGGACTCGACCGTGCGCCGGGAGGTCGGCGGCCAGACCATCACGGGATACCCCGCTCTCGTCCCGGAGGCCGAGGGGGTCGCCGTCCGAGTGCTCAAGACACCCACCGAGCAGGCACGAGCGATGCGCGCCGGAACCCGCGCACTGGTGTTGAACGCGATCCCCACCTCGGTGCGCGGCGTGACCGCCGGCCTGTCGCCGGCCGACCGGCTGGTGCTCAGCCAGAATCCCTATGGTTCGGTGGACGCGCTGGTCGAGGACTGCCGGGCCGCTGCGGCCGACCAGCTCATCGGGGCCGCGGGCGGACCGGTACGCGACCCGGCGCAGTTCGACCGCCTGCTCTCCGCGCTGCGCCCGAAACTCAACGATGTGGTCACCCGGATCATCAGGTTGGTCGTCCCGGTGCTCACCACAGCGCATCAGGTCTCGACGGCGCTGGACGGGGTCCGGGAGACCGATATCGCCGAGGATGTGCGGGAACAACTGGCGGATCTGCTGTTCGACGGCTTCGTCTCCGAATGGGGACCGGTCCGGCTCCGCGAACTGCCCCGGTATCTACGTGCGGCCGGTGTCCGGCTCGCCGCATTGCCCGGTTCGGCGGTCCGGGACAGGCAGGCCATGGCGGAGGTCGATACCGCACTGGCCGCCTACGATCAGCTGCTCGCGCGGCTGCCGGAAGCTCGGCGGCGTGCGCCCGAGGTCAGCGAGATCTGGTGGATGATCCAGGAATTGCGGGTGAGTCTGTTCGCCCAGAAGCTGGGCACTCCGTATCCGGTGTCGGCGAAACGGATCCAGAAGGCGATCGCGGCCGTCCGCCGCTGA
- the nrdR gene encoding transcriptional regulator NrdR, translated as MHCPYCRHPDSRVVDSRLADEGAAIRRRRACPECSRRFTTVETAILSVVKRSGVTEPFSREKVIRGVRRACQGREVDDDALNLLAQQVEDAVRAKGAPEVPSHEVGLAILGPLRELDEVAYLRFASVYRSFTSAEDFEREIRDMRAAREAVVAGD; from the coding sequence ATGCACTGCCCGTACTGCCGACACCCCGACTCCCGGGTCGTCGACTCGCGACTGGCCGACGAGGGCGCCGCCATTCGCCGCAGACGGGCGTGCCCGGAATGCAGCCGCCGGTTCACCACGGTGGAGACGGCGATCCTGTCAGTGGTCAAACGCAGCGGTGTCACCGAGCCGTTCAGCCGGGAGAAGGTCATCCGCGGGGTGCGTCGTGCCTGCCAGGGGCGCGAGGTCGACGACGACGCGCTGAACCTGCTCGCGCAGCAGGTGGAGGACGCGGTACGGGCCAAGGGGGCGCCGGAAGTGCCGAGTCATGAGGTCGGGCTGGCGATTCTCGGGCCGCTACGCGAACTGGACGAGGTGGCGTATCTGCGTTTCGCCTCGGTCTATCGATCCTTCACTTCCGCCGAGGATTTCGAACGCGAGATCCGGGATATGCGGGCGGCCCGCGAGGCGGTCGTCGCGGGAGACTGA
- the lexA gene encoding transcriptional repressor LexA has protein sequence MSQTDDTGAGPGPGTVPATTGVDLTARQRKVLEVIRSSVSLRGYPPSIREIGDAVGLNSTSSVAHQLRTLERKGYLRRDPNRPRAVDVRGMDEAVRSVTTLTPADARQPAVAADGTDQPIPTYVPVLGRIAAGGPILAEQAVEDVFPLPRELVGEGSLFLLKVVGESMVDAAICDGDWVVVRQQNVADNGDIVAAMLDGEATVKTFKRSGKDVWLMPHNPHFEPIPGNDARILGKVVTVIRKI, from the coding sequence GTGAGCCAGACAGATGACACGGGTGCCGGGCCCGGCCCCGGCACCGTACCGGCGACAACCGGGGTGGATCTCACCGCGCGTCAGCGCAAGGTGCTCGAGGTCATCCGCTCCTCGGTGAGCCTGCGCGGCTATCCGCCCAGCATTCGCGAGATCGGGGACGCGGTGGGCCTGAACTCGACCTCCTCCGTCGCGCACCAGTTGCGCACCCTGGAACGCAAGGGGTATCTGCGCCGCGACCCCAATCGCCCACGCGCCGTGGATGTGCGCGGCATGGACGAGGCCGTCCGGTCGGTGACCACCCTGACTCCCGCCGACGCCCGGCAGCCCGCGGTGGCCGCCGACGGCACCGATCAGCCGATTCCTACCTATGTGCCGGTGCTCGGGCGTATCGCGGCCGGTGGCCCGATCCTGGCCGAACAGGCGGTGGAGGATGTTTTCCCGCTGCCCCGCGAACTGGTCGGTGAGGGTTCGCTGTTCCTGCTGAAGGTGGTCGGTGAATCCATGGTCGACGCGGCCATCTGCGATGGCGACTGGGTGGTCGTCCGGCAGCAGAACGTCGCCGACAACGGCGATATCGTCGCGGCCATGCTCGACGGCGAGGCGACCGTCAAAACGTTCAAACGCAGCGGTAAGGATGTCTGGCTGATGCCGCACAATCCGCACTTCGAGCCGATCCCGGGCAATGACGCGCGCATCCTCGGCAAAGTCGTCACCGTAATCCGCAAGATCTGA
- a CDS encoding histone deacetylase — translation MGFHDFATARPRAALDRPATPDLVWYAAYGSNANPARLTCYLTGTGPSGAARAAPTSPRAAASGRRGCRDRTPPAYSIGLVLPGLLYFATESAIWTGGRAFYDPAAPAETPVHAYLLTRGQFSDIAAQEMYRPAGIDLDLTEAVRTGRSRLGPGRYETLVCPGTYAGLPIVTCTAAWRWRDIGGNSPATAYLRHIATGLRAAHQWSIGETAVYLASRPGADGRWTADTVAALLTAPPATPPRSPGLPRE, via the coding sequence ATGGGATTCCACGACTTCGCGACCGCACGTCCGCGGGCCGCGCTCGACAGGCCGGCGACGCCGGATCTGGTCTGGTACGCGGCCTACGGATCCAATGCGAACCCGGCCCGCCTGACCTGCTATCTCACCGGGACCGGCCCGTCCGGCGCCGCGCGCGCGGCGCCCACCTCGCCGCGGGCAGCCGCATCCGGCCGACGCGGCTGCCGCGATCGCACACCACCGGCGTACTCGATAGGTCTCGTGCTTCCCGGGTTGCTGTACTTCGCCACGGAATCGGCGATCTGGACCGGCGGCCGCGCCTTCTATGATCCGGCCGCTCCCGCCGAGACGCCGGTCCACGCCTATCTGCTCACCCGGGGGCAGTTCAGCGATATCGCCGCCCAGGAGATGTACCGCCCGGCGGGAATCGATCTCGACCTCACCGAAGCCGTGCGCACCGGCCGCTCCCGGCTCGGTCCGGGCCGCTACGAAACCCTTGTCTGCCCCGGCACATACGCGGGCCTGCCGATCGTGACCTGCACCGCCGCGTGGCGCTGGCGCGATATCGGCGGTAACTCCCCGGCCACGGCCTATCTCCGCCATATCGCGACGGGTCTGCGCGCGGCCCATCAGTGGTCGATCGGTGAGACAGCCGTCTATCTCGCCAGTCGTCCGGGCGCCGACGGCCGGTGGACCGCCGACACCGTGGCGGCGCTGCTCACGGCCCCGCCTGCAACGCCACCGAGATCGCCTGGGCTCCCGCGCGAATGA
- a CDS encoding helix-turn-helix domain-containing protein, producing the protein MATAGSPPTRRVVSVVELLAESDRALTVSEIVEHLSLARATVTAVLNELCAAQWVIRDASLAYRRGPALARLSAAEPASAVAVGAELAALADAAGCGATLSRIADDRLTIVAKQYAGDRIVPGLSVGQSIPVVYPAGASVMPWRAPAERERWLGTAGARSGPRELLDFVTAHGFAMFRPEADDAGLVDVLAELLGALGAELLQPALRAKVLRQLGRLTARAYTETDVGTRTPLPLSYVSAPVFCGDQVPFEVQLGPLRAAAGPEDRWRYIEVIRAGAQAISVALQAGP; encoded by the coding sequence ATGGCGACTGCCGGGTCCCCGCCGACACGCCGCGTGGTGTCGGTGGTCGAACTACTCGCGGAATCCGATCGGGCGCTCACCGTTTCGGAGATCGTCGAACACCTGTCGCTGGCCCGGGCGACGGTGACCGCGGTTCTCAACGAATTGTGCGCGGCCCAGTGGGTGATCCGTGACGCGAGCCTGGCCTACCGGCGCGGGCCGGCCCTGGCCCGGTTGTCGGCCGCCGAACCCGCGTCGGCTGTCGCGGTCGGCGCCGAATTGGCGGCCCTGGCCGACGCCGCCGGGTGCGGGGCCACCCTGAGCCGGATCGCCGACGATCGCCTCACGATCGTCGCCAAACAGTACGCGGGCGACCGGATCGTTCCAGGCTTGTCGGTGGGGCAATCGATCCCGGTCGTCTATCCGGCCGGTGCGTCGGTGATGCCGTGGCGGGCACCCGCGGAACGGGAACGCTGGCTGGGTACGGCCGGTGCGCGCTCGGGACCGAGGGAACTGCTCGACTTCGTCACGGCGCACGGTTTCGCGATGTTCCGCCCGGAGGCCGATGACGCGGGACTCGTCGATGTACTCGCCGAACTGCTCGGCGCTCTCGGAGCCGAACTACTGCAACCCGCGCTCCGGGCCAAGGTATTACGCCAGCTGGGGCGGTTGACTGCCCGGGCGTATACCGAGACCGATGTAGGAACCCGGACCCCCTTGCCGCTCAGCTATGTGTCCGCGCCGGTGTTCTGCGGTGACCAGGTGCCCTTCGAGGTCCAATTGGGGCCGCTGCGTGCGGCGGCGGGCCCGGAGGACAGGTGGCGCTATATCGAGGTCATTCGCGCGGGAGCCCAGGCGATCTCGGTGGCGTTGCAGGCGGGGCCGTGA
- a CDS encoding SDR family oxidoreductase, with protein sequence MILDRFRLDDRVAIVTGAGRGLGAAIALGFAEAGADVVIAARTESDLTTVAEQVRAAGRRAHIVTADLADPQSCAALAQTAAAEFGRLDIVVNNVGGAMPTPLLDTTPDALTRAFDFNVANAHALVRAAVPIMLETAAGGSIINVTSTMGRLPGRAFAAYGTAKAALAHYTRLAAMDLCPRIRVNAIAPGSIATSALEIVATDENLRGALERATPLRRIGDPADIAATALFLASPAGGYLTGKVIETDGGLIAPNLDIPIPDL encoded by the coding sequence ATGATTCTGGACCGGTTCCGTCTCGACGACCGGGTCGCCATCGTGACCGGCGCGGGACGCGGGCTCGGTGCGGCGATCGCCCTCGGTTTCGCCGAGGCGGGGGCCGACGTCGTGATCGCCGCCCGCACCGAATCCGATCTGACCACCGTCGCCGAACAGGTGCGCGCGGCAGGCCGCCGGGCCCATATCGTCACCGCCGATCTCGCCGACCCACAGTCCTGCGCCGCACTCGCGCAGACCGCGGCGGCGGAATTCGGCCGGCTCGACATCGTCGTGAACAATGTCGGCGGGGCGATGCCCACACCATTGCTGGACACCACTCCCGATGCGCTGACCAGGGCGTTCGACTTCAATGTCGCCAACGCCCACGCCTTGGTCAGGGCGGCCGTCCCGATCATGCTGGAGACCGCCGCCGGCGGTTCGATCATCAATGTCACCTCGACCATGGGCCGGTTGCCGGGCCGGGCATTCGCCGCTTACGGCACCGCCAAGGCGGCGCTCGCGCACTACACCCGACTGGCCGCCATGGACCTGTGCCCACGGATCCGGGTGAACGCCATCGCGCCGGGGTCCATCGCGACCTCCGCTCTCGAGATCGTCGCGACCGACGAGAACCTGCGCGGTGCCCTGGAACGGGCGACACCGCTGCGCCGGATCGGCGATCCGGCCGATATCGCGGCCACCGCTCTGTTCCTGGCCTCCCCGGCCGGCGGCTACCTGACCGGGAAGGTGATCGAGACCGACGGTGGTCTGATCGCCCCGAATCTCGATATCCCGATCCCCGATCTGTGA